TTTTCGTAACCGCAATCGACGCACAAGAATTTCGCTTGTGTTTGCCGATTGTCTTTCGAGACATGGCCGCAGCACGGACATGTCTGACTGGTATGGTGCGGCGGCACGGCCAGCAGAATGCCGCCGTTCCACGCGACCTTGTAGTCGAGCTGCCGCCTGAATTCGCCCCAGCCCTGGTCGAGGATGGCGCGGTTCAGGCCGGACTTCTGTTTCACCATCTTGCCGTGCTGTTCGCTATTTCCCTTCGATGACTTGGACATGTTCCGTACCTGCAAATCCTCAATGCAGACGAGCGCGTGGTTTTGGCTGATCGTCGTTGTGGTTTTGTGCAGGAAGTCTTTCCGGGCATGAGCGATGCCGGCGTGAATCTTTTGAACTTTAGCTTTCGCCTTTTTCCAGTTGTTGCTGAATTTGAGCTTGCGGCTCATGCGGCGCTGGTAACGAGCCACGCGCTGCTGATGCTTCTTGAAACTATTGAGCGGCGCGATATAGTTTTCGTCGCTCATGGTGGCGAACCTGGCAATGCCAACATCAATGCCGATGGCGTTTGTGGCTGTCGGCAAAGGTTGCAGAATTTCTCGCTCGGTTTGAATCGACACGAACCACTTGCCGCCCGACTGGCTCACGGTGGCGTTGCGCACCTCGCCCAGCACGTCCCGGCTGTTTCGATAGCGCAACCAACCGAGTTTCGGCAAGAGAATGCGGCTATTGTCCTGATCGAGCTTGATCTGTTTCGGCTCAGGATAGCGGAAGCTGTCGCCGCTGCCTTTTCGCTTGAAGCGCGGAAAGTCGGCGCGTTTGGCGAAGAAATTCTTGTACGCTTTCTCCAAGTCCTTCAAGGCATGTTGCAGTGCCTGGGATGGTGTTTCTTTGAGCCATTCCGTTCCAGCTTCCCGCTTCCAAATCGGTAGATTAGCCGCCATTGGCACATAGCCAATGAACTTGTTTCCTGCTTCGTGATTTTCTTTTTGCATCGCCAGCGCCTTGTTATAGACGAACCGACACGATCCGGCGAAACGGCGCATGTCGCGCTGTTGTTCGCCGTTTGGCATCAATTCGAATTTAAAGGCTTGAAGTCGTTGCATGATTCAATCATACTCTGGTCTATGATCGATGAAAACAACGATGTTAGAACTGGCAGGCATTGCATGTTCATGATGCATGTCCATCTGGTCTTCATGACAAAATACCGTCGCGGAGTGTTTACAAAAGAGATTCTTGACGACCTGCACCCGATATTCGCCAGTGTCTGCGTTGACTTCGAAGCGGAACTGGTAGAGTTCGACGGCGAGGATGACCACGTACACTTGCTGGTGAACTATCCGCCCAAAGTGGCCGTGTCGAAACTGGTGAACAGTCTCAAGGGAATATCGAGCCTACTTATCAGGAAGAAGAATGATCCCAGTATCAAGAAGAGACTATGGGGCGGCGCTTTGTGGTCGCCCAGCTACTTTGCCGGAAGCTGCGGCGGTGCTCCGATCGCAGTTATTCGCAAGTACATTGAGCAGCAGCAGACGCCGCATTAAAGTCAAGGGCAGGTGTAAGGACGGCTTCGCCGTCCGCGCTTACATCCCCGCCCTGAACGACGGGGTTTTACGCGCAAATCCGATAAATAATGACTCAAAAAAACACTCTAATTGAAAATCGGTGCGGATTACAATAAAAATTTGTGTGGGAATTTTCTGAAGTTCGTACTTAAACAAATTGTGGATTAAAAAAAATAAAACAACATTGCTATGGAAGCGCATATATTTTTATTATAAAATTATCAATGGGTCAATATAAAAAATTACAGCTGGCGCTGGCGCTCGCCGCACCGGTGGCACTGCTGCTTTTGGATGAGCCCTTGAACGGGCTCGATCGACCTGCCATCGAGCATTTCACGCATACACTCAATGCCAAACAAAGCTGCCATGATCAAATTATTGTCATGAGCAGTCACTTCATCGGCGAGCTCCACGTAAGCCGGACGATGGAGATCGCGCCGCTGTATTAAAGCGACGCGGAGACCATTGACGCGATTCTTTACTTATTTTTTGAGCCAAAAATCGGCATTTTTTATACCCAACTTTTCCGGTTCAAATACCGGATCCAGCCCTTGAGCTTGTTGTGCTTCATAATCACGCAGAGCAAGAAAAGCCGGTTTTTGCAATAAAATGATAGCGGTGATATTTAACCATGCCATCAGCCCCACACCCAGATCGCCTAAGCCCCAAGCCAAGTCGGCGGTACGTACCGTGCCATAAACGGTAGAGGTAATGAGTGCGATTTTCAAAGCCGCACTGAGCCAGGGAAGCTTGAATCGACGAGTCATATACACAATATTTGTTTCGGCAACATAGTAATAGGCAACGATCGTGGTCAGTGCGAACAGGAACAGTGCCACAGCGACGAAGACAGAGCCGAAACCGGGTAAGACATTTTCCATCGCGACTTGCACATAGCCAGGCCCGGCCGCCACACCTTGCACACCAGCATAGAGGGCGGTACCGGCTTCATTTTCGACATTGTATTGTCCGGTAATAAGCAACATGAAGGCAGTTGCCGAGCAAACAAACAAGGTGTCGACGTAGACTGAAAAAGCTTGCACCAAGCCCTGCTTGCTCGGATGCGAGACGGCTGCGGCACTCGAGGCATGCGGGGCGGAACCTTGTCCGGCTTCGTTGGAGTAGACGCCGCGTTTAACCCCCCACTGTATTGCCAAACCAAGTATGGCACCGAATCCGGCGTGGTAGCCGAAGGCGCTCTGCACGATCAAAGTGAGCACACCAGGCAATTTCTCGATGTGCAATACGACGACAACAAAGGCCACCATGATGTAGCCAAGTGCCATGAAGGGCACGATGGTACTGGCGAAGATGGCGATGCGTTTAACCCCACCCAGAATAACAAAGCCCAAGATCACTGCCAACACCGCTGCCGTGACCGTCGGTGCGATGCCTAAGGCCGTGTCCATCGCCGAGGCAATGGTATTGGACTGCACGCTGGGTAAAAGAAAGCCATTCGAAAAAATACTGACGATGGCAAAGACCCAAGCAAACCATTTGATGCCCAAACCTTTTTCAATATAAAACGCCGGACCACCGCGAAATTCGCCGTCAATTTTTTCTTTATAAATTTGCCCTAAGGTGGTTTCCACAAAAGCTGAACTGGCACCGAGAAAAGCGACCACCCACATCCAAAATATCGCGCCCGGCCCACCGAAAGTAATGGCGGTAGCAACACCGGCGATATTCCCGGTACCGACGCGGCCGGCCAAGGTCATGGCCAATGCTTGAAAAGACGATACGCCGGTCTCTTCTTTTTTATTGTTGAAGATGAGTTTGATCATTTCGCCGATGTGGCGCAGTTGTAAAAACCGGGTTTTGAATGAGAAATACAGTCCCACAGCCAAGCATAAAAAAATCAAGGCGGGGCTCCAAATAATGCTGTTTAATGTTGCAACCAATTTATCCATTGTCACTCTCCCTATGCGCCACGATTGAACCAACATCCGCCAGCGCTTGCCGAAGCGGCTTACCAGCAAGATGAAGTAGATCCGGTACTGCTGTTTTACTGCTGCTATTGCTTTTGTTGTTGATGAATATTCACCTCCCCGCAAGCGCACTTCAGTCAATCTGAACTCTTGGCATGAAATTGAATCTAGTAACAAGCCAGCAGAGTGAAGTGTTGTGCAATACGCCGAACCCGGCCAATACGCTTTGTGATTCGCTACATATGCGTTGCCGCACTATGAATGAAGGCGGATAGAAATTTATTTTCGCGACGCTGAATGTGTCGTCAATTAAAATCAAGCATAACTTTTTTGAGAATTTTCGACATCCGTATTTTTTACGGATATGAGAAATTTATTTTTCTTTGCGCTAAAGAAAAATAGTGCAATGTTCAAGCATTGATAACGATAAAACCGCGCTTATACGAACGATATAAAATGAGCTCTTTGAATAAGCCAGTCCATATTTCATCAGAACTCGCCAGCGGCGTTTTCCAAATCTGCAGACCATTTTTCAAACAGTACGGGCTTAACGG
The sequence above is drawn from the Undibacterium sp. CCC3.4 genome and encodes:
- a CDS encoding transposase; the protein is MQRLQAFKFELMPNGEQQRDMRRFAGSCRFVYNKALAMQKENHEAGNKFIGYVPMAANLPIWKREAGTEWLKETPSQALQHALKDLEKAYKNFFAKRADFPRFKRKGSGDSFRYPEPKQIKLDQDNSRILLPKLGWLRYRNSRDVLGEVRNATVSQSGGKWFVSIQTEREILQPLPTATNAIGIDVGIARFATMSDENYIAPLNSFKKHQQRVARYQRRMSRKLKFSNNWKKAKAKVQKIHAGIAHARKDFLHKTTTTISQNHALVCIEDLQVRNMSKSSKGNSEQHGKMVKQKSGLNRAILDQGWGEFRRQLDYKVAWNGGILLAVPPHHTSQTCPCCGHVSKDNRQTQAKFLCVDCGYENHADIVGAINVLERGYRLLACGEMVQSGRSKKQEPTEATRKSSRCSGQVISDTSIGFFSAISFS
- the tnpA gene encoding IS200/IS605 family transposase; the encoded protein is MIDENNDVRTGRHCMFMMHVHLVFMTKYRRGVFTKEILDDLHPIFASVCVDFEAELVEFDGEDDHVHLLVNYPPKVAVSKLVNSLKGISSLLIRKKNDPSIKKRLWGGALWSPSYFAGSCGGAPIAVIRKYIEQQQTPH
- a CDS encoding alanine/glycine:cation symporter family protein encodes the protein MDKLVATLNSIIWSPALIFLCLAVGLYFSFKTRFLQLRHIGEMIKLIFNNKKEETGVSSFQALAMTLAGRVGTGNIAGVATAITFGGPGAIFWMWVVAFLGASSAFVETTLGQIYKEKIDGEFRGGPAFYIEKGLGIKWFAWVFAIVSIFSNGFLLPSVQSNTIASAMDTALGIAPTVTAAVLAVILGFVILGGVKRIAIFASTIVPFMALGYIMVAFVVVVLHIEKLPGVLTLIVQSAFGYHAGFGAILGLAIQWGVKRGVYSNEAGQGSAPHASSAAAVSHPSKQGLVQAFSVYVDTLFVCSATAFMLLITGQYNVENEAGTALYAGVQGVAAGPGYVQVAMENVLPGFGSVFVAVALFLFALTTIVAYYYVAETNIVYMTRRFKLPWLSAALKIALITSTVYGTVRTADLAWGLGDLGVGLMAWLNITAIILLQKPAFLALRDYEAQQAQGLDPVFEPEKLGIKNADFWLKK